CACAAGTCTTTTTGACATCGCCGCTGATACAATCTAGTAAAGAGATTCCCATTGTGATCGTACGTATATCCAGGTTTTCTTCTTCTACCATGCGAATGGTTTCTAAAATCTGATTTGTCTCCATGGTTATAACCCCTTACTATAATTTATGCATTGCATTAAAAATTTCTTCATTTTGAATGTTAATTTTGACACCTAAACTATCTCCAACTAAGTTAAGTGCCTTTTTGATACTTTCAAACTCTGCGGTTTGTTTTAGCTGTAACATCATGGTCATTGTAAAATAATCTTCCATAATCGTTTGGGAGACATCTAAAATGTTAATATCTAAGTCAGCCAACTTTTGGCTGACGCCGGCAATGATTCCCACCTTGTCTTGTCCGATTACTGTTAAAATAGCTTTCATAAAAATACCTCCTGTTTTTTTCGAGTATAGCAAAAAAAGGTTGTCCTTTCGACAAAAAAGTGAACATAATTAAATTATCAGCTTGAAAAGTTCGTGTTTATAGCAACTTTTTCGCGATTATTTGCAGCTTATCGTCGAATTCATAAACAATTGGTGCAGCATTGGGAATTGCAATCGTATCCATCTCATT
The DNA window shown above is from Enterococcus montenegrensis and carries:
- a CDS encoding ACT domain-containing protein — encoded protein: MKAILTVIGQDKVGIIAGVSQKLADLDINILDVSQTIMEDYFTMTMMLQLKQTAEFESIKKALNLVGDSLGVKINIQNEEIFNAMHKL